One window of Triticum dicoccoides isolate Atlit2015 ecotype Zavitan chromosome 5A, WEW_v2.0, whole genome shotgun sequence genomic DNA carries:
- the LOC119302412 gene encoding uncharacterized protein LOC119302412: MPPSSMRRCRHRRQQVRLGPRHGGPGLAAQHRGRARRRRSAVRVPRRCGGAAVALARASDGAVNWSRPDAPAVEEVVWPDGVDFVAGDGALAFGTGVRDMDIVGPFELVVSDGAGGGLAELQLPSVSCLRRS, from the exons ATGCCACCTTCTTCGATGCGACGTTGTCGACACCGTCGCCAACAAGTACGGCTGGGACCCCGTCACGGAGGTCCGGGTCTGGCCGCTCAACACCGAGGGCGCGCTCGTCGGCGCCGTTCAGCGGTACGAGTTCCGCGCCGGTGCGGGGGCGCCGCGGTCGCGCTGGCACGGGCCTCTGACGGGGCCGTCAACTGGAGCCGCCCCGACGCCCCCGCGGTGGAGGAGGTGGTCTGGCCCGACGGGGTCGACTTCGTCGCCGGCGACGGCGCCCTGGCGTTCGGCACCGGCGTCAGGGACATGGACATAGTAGGGCCGTTCGAGCTGGTGGTCTCCGATGGCGCTGGCGGGGGCCTCGCAGAGCTCCAGCTGCCGTCG GTGTCCTGTCTCCGGCGTTCTTGA